One genomic region from Onychostoma macrolepis isolate SWU-2019 chromosome 23, ASM1243209v1, whole genome shotgun sequence encodes:
- the si:dkey-126g1.9 gene encoding required for drug-induced death protein 1, with protein MKPKSLCVPRLGLFEAGRYRRQVDPGAPEQILDPPAEKRPRELRFTLLPETSPYEPLVEDDSQHKLKEEKKAKKKEKYKKYRKNVGKALRYSWKCLMLGLQNFTVGYSTPLSAAASVVPDYHPGGAWG; from the exons ATGAAGCCCAAGTCTCTCTGTGTCCCGCGGCTTGGCCTCTTTGAGGCCGGCAGATACAGGCGGCAGGTCGATCCCGGCGCACCGGAGCAGATCCTCGATCCGCCGGCGGAGAAGAGGCCCAGAGAGCTGCGCTTCACTTTACTGCCAGAGACATCTCCATACGAGCCTTTAGTGGAAGACGACAGCCAACACAAACTAAAGGAGGAAAAGAAAgctaaaaagaaagaaaagtataaaaaatacagaaag AACGTAGGAAAGGCTCTTCGCTACAGTTGGAAATGTCTGATGTTGGGTCTGCAGAACTTCACTGTAGGATACTCCACCCCTCTTTCCGCTGCTGCTTCAGTTGTCCCAGATTACCATCCGGGAGGAGCCTGGGGTTGA
- the nemp1 gene encoding nuclear envelope integral membrane protein 1, translated as MELLHRSSTRTLEELEPTVEARALQHLIRQTTVAADGCAVSSSAAGDAVQHSSLVGNVTPTIEETREDIMAGLMKSESGFGIETVRLKVILTAVLFLFHLSQTSGATRSIIEVKDGQEIKVQAAQHFCYNNSVVPGWREIWTRIQVRVWSTTKLKVTVVNDEQDLQELEHFSIWKLVQYFVREQTNETTVSVSLFNSKTCFRVDPSDSRTLYTVQPSRHFDIYLFLVFLAGLLLFFFADSLSRSQVFYYSAGMSTGMIASLIILIFVIGRFLPKKSPFYVLLMGGWSFSLYVIQLVFRNLQIILKDHWHLVIGYTIVVGFLSFAVCYRYGPLVDKRSINILSWTLQIFGLLLVYAGIQVQQVALAIMIAAFCSKNVEYPFTKVFMLYQKLKPKKLEPRRLLTEEEYQRESEVETQKSLEELRKYCSSPEFNTWKTVSRLQSPKRFADFIEGSPHLLSNEVSVHTQEYGLGGSFFEDELFSTDEENQEEEEEEGWETDDDVKLDVASPRLNNMRVK; from the exons ATGGAGTTATTGCACAGATCTAGCACTCGTACATTAGAAGAGCTGGAGCCAACAGTGGAGGCAAGAGCTCTACAGCATCTCATA agacaaacaACAGTAGCAGCAGACGGATGCGCTGTTTCCTCCAGTGCAGCAGGAGACGCTGTTCAGCACTCAAGTCTCGTCGGTAACGTCACTCCGACCATCGAAGAAACGCGAGAAGACATCATGGCGGGATTAATGAAATCCGAAAGTGGCTTTGGAATCGAAACCGTCAGATTGAAAGTTATCTTGACTgctgtgttgtttttatttcatttgtctCAAACGTCAG GTGCCACCCGTTCCATTATAGAAGTTAAAGATGGACAAGAAATCAAAGTACAAGCCGCACAACATTTTTGCTACAATAATTCTGTCGTTCCTGGATGGAGGGAAATCTGGACTAGAATACAG GTGAGAGTGTGGAGCACTACAAAGCTGAAAGTGACGGTGGTTAATGATGAGCAGGACCTGCAGGAGCTTGAGCATTTCAGCATCTGGAAACTCGTGCAGTACTTTGTTCGTGAACAGACCAATGAGACCACCGTGAGCGTCAGTCTCTTTAATAGCAAGACCTGTTTTAGAGTGGACCCTTCAGATTCCCGTACACTCTATACAGTACAACCTAGTCGAC ATTTTGACATCTActtgtttttggtttttctgGCTGGACTGTTGCTGTTCTTTTTTGCAGATTCTCTGAGCAG AAGTCAAGTGTTTTACTACTCTGCTGGCATGAGCACTGGAATGATCGCCTCCCTCATCATCCTCATCTTCGTCATTGGCCGTTTTCTACCCAAG AAAAGCCCATTCTATGTGCTGCTGATGGGCGGATGGTCTTTTTCTCTCTACGTCATCCAGCTGGTGTTTAGGAATCTCCAAATCATTCTTAAAGATCACTGGCATCTGGTTATCG GTTATACCATTGTGGTTGGGTTCCTCAGTTTTGCAGTGTGTTACCGCTATGGCCCCCTGGTGGATAAGCGAAGTATCAACATCCTGTCCTGGACGCTTCAGATCTTTGGCCTTCTGCTGGTGTACGCTGGAATTCAGGTCCAGCAAGTGGCTCTGGCCATCATGATAGCTGCATTCTGCTCCAAGAACGTGGAGTACCCTTTTACCAAGGTCTTCATGCTTTATCA GAAGCTGAAGCCAAAGAAACTCGAGCCACGCCGACTGCTGACAGAAGAGGAGTATCAGAGAGAGTCAGAGGTGGAGACTCAGAAATCTCTGGAGGAGCTTAGGAAATACTGCAGCAGTCCTGAGTTTAACACCTGGAAGACTGTCTCCAGGCTCCAGTCTCCTAAGAG GTTTGCAGACTTCATTGAGGGTTCTCCACATCTGCTGTCCAATGAGGTGTCGGTTCATACACAGGAGTACGGGCTGGGCGGGTCGTTCTTTGAGGATGAGCTGTTCTCCACTGATGAGGAAAAtcaggaggaggaagaggaggagggcTGGGAGACGGATGATGATGTGAAGCTAGATGTGGCATCTCCACGACTCAACAACATGCGGGTGAAATGA
- the ormdl2 gene encoding ORM1-like protein 2 has protein sequence MNVGVAHSEVNPNTRVMNSRGIWLAYLLLTTALHVVLLSIPFLSVPVVWTLTNVIHNLAMYLFLHTVKGTPFETPDQGKARLLTHWEQMDYGVQFTASRKFLTISPIVLYILASFYTKYDTTHFVVNTGSLLSVLLPKLPQFHGVRLFGINKY, from the exons ATGAATGTGGGCGTTGCTCACAGCGAGGTGAACCCAAACACGCGGGTGATGAACAGCCGGGGGATCTGGCTGGCCTACCTGCTGCTCACCACTGCCCTGCATGTGGTCCTACTCAGCATCCCTTTCCTCAGTGTGCCTGTGGTGTGGACGCTCACCAATGTCATACACAACCTG GCAATGTATCTGTTTTTACACACCGTCAAAGGCACGCCGTTTGAGACGCCGGACCAAGGCAAGGCACGTTTGCTCACTCACTGGGAACAGATGGACTATGGCGTCCAGTTTACAGCGTCAAGAAAGTTCCTCACCATCTCACCTATTGTACT gTACATCTTGGCCAGCTTCTACACCAAATATGATACAACTCACTTCGTAGTCAACACGGGTTCACTACTAAGTGTCCTCCTTCCCAAGTTGCCTCAGTTTCATGGAGTTCGTCTGTttggtataaataaatactga